The Micromonospora sp. NBC_01740 genome includes a window with the following:
- the leuS gene encoding leucine--tRNA ligase, with protein MSEAAPADIPPFRYTAALAEEIEQRWQDAWAREGTFHAPNPTGPLADPGHPRAGAEKLYVLDMFPYPSGAGLHVGHPLGYIGTDCFARYQRMAGRNVLHAMGFDAFGLPAEQYAVQTGTHPRTTTVANIERYKAQLRRLGLAHDERRSVATIDTEFYRWTQWIFLQVFNSWYDTGAKRARPIAELIAEFEGGNRPTPDGRPWAELSVAERRAVVDDHRLAYVSQAPVNWCPGLGTVLANEEVTADGRSERGNFPVFKRNLKQWMMRITAYGDRLLDDLDTLDWPEPIKLMQRNWIGRSTGAHIDFPTAVAPIRVFTTRPDTVFGATYMVLAPEHELVDALAPAAWPEGTKDAWTGGHANPRAAVEAYRKAAAAKTDVERQADTKEKTGVFVGAYATNPVTGGQVPVFVADYVLAGYGTGAIMAVPGQDERDWAFAEVFDLPIVRTVQPSEGFDGKAYTGDGPAVNSAAPERGLDLNGLGVTEAKARIIEWLEANGHGTGAVTYRLRDWLFSRQRYWGEPFPIVYDETGAAIALPEEMLPVELPEVDDFSPRTFDPEDAGSNPETPLSRRRDWVEVELDLGDGPKRYTRETNVMPQWAGSCWYELRYLDPTNSERFVDAENEAYWMGPRGEGDCGGTDLYVGGAEHAVLHLLYARFWHKVLYDLGHVSSFEPFRKLFNQGYIQAYAYTDARGAYVPAEEVTEREGGFYLGDTQVNREYGKMGKSLRNVVTPDEMCAAYGADTFRVYEMSMGPLEVSRPWETRAVVGSYRFLQRVWRAVVDEQTGALRVTDAPADEATRRLLHKVVDGVRGDMEAIRFNTAIAKLIELTNGLTRLAETPREVAEPLVLMLAPFAPHVAEELWRRLGHDTSLTYADFPTADPALLVAETVTYPVQINGKVRGRVEVPADASEETVRAAALEAVASSLAGKEPRKVIVIKGRMVSVVA; from the coding sequence ATGAGTGAGGCAGCACCGGCCGACATTCCCCCGTTCCGGTACACCGCGGCCCTGGCCGAGGAGATCGAACAGCGCTGGCAGGACGCCTGGGCGCGGGAGGGGACGTTCCACGCCCCGAACCCGACCGGCCCGCTGGCCGACCCCGGTCATCCGCGCGCCGGGGCGGAGAAGCTGTACGTCCTGGACATGTTCCCGTACCCGTCGGGCGCGGGCCTGCACGTCGGCCACCCCCTGGGCTACATCGGCACCGACTGCTTCGCCCGCTACCAGCGGATGGCGGGGCGCAACGTGTTGCACGCCATGGGCTTCGACGCGTTCGGCCTGCCCGCCGAGCAGTACGCGGTGCAGACCGGCACCCACCCGCGGACCACGACCGTGGCCAACATCGAGCGCTACAAGGCGCAGCTGCGCCGGCTGGGCCTGGCCCACGACGAGCGCCGCTCGGTGGCCACCATCGACACCGAGTTCTACCGGTGGACGCAGTGGATCTTCCTGCAGGTCTTCAACTCCTGGTACGACACCGGGGCGAAGCGGGCCCGCCCGATCGCCGAGCTGATCGCCGAGTTCGAGGGCGGCAACCGGCCCACGCCCGACGGGCGGCCGTGGGCGGAGCTGTCCGTCGCCGAGCGCCGGGCCGTCGTCGACGACCACCGGCTGGCGTACGTCTCGCAGGCGCCGGTCAACTGGTGCCCGGGGCTGGGCACCGTGCTGGCCAACGAGGAGGTCACCGCCGACGGCCGCTCCGAGCGCGGCAACTTCCCGGTCTTCAAGCGCAACCTGAAGCAGTGGATGATGCGGATCACCGCGTACGGCGACCGGCTGCTGGACGACCTGGACACGCTGGACTGGCCCGAGCCGATCAAGCTGATGCAGCGCAACTGGATCGGCCGCTCCACGGGCGCGCACATCGACTTCCCGACCGCCGTCGCGCCGATCCGGGTGTTCACGACCCGGCCGGACACCGTCTTCGGCGCCACCTACATGGTGCTGGCCCCCGAGCACGAGCTGGTCGACGCGCTGGCGCCGGCGGCCTGGCCCGAGGGGACGAAGGACGCGTGGACCGGCGGGCACGCCAACCCGCGCGCGGCCGTGGAGGCGTACCGCAAGGCGGCGGCGGCCAAGACCGACGTCGAGCGGCAGGCCGACACGAAGGAGAAGACCGGCGTCTTCGTCGGGGCGTACGCCACCAACCCCGTCACCGGCGGTCAGGTCCCGGTGTTCGTCGCCGACTACGTGCTGGCCGGCTACGGCACCGGTGCGATCATGGCGGTGCCCGGCCAGGACGAGCGGGACTGGGCGTTCGCCGAGGTCTTCGACCTGCCGATCGTGCGTACCGTGCAGCCCTCGGAGGGCTTCGACGGCAAGGCGTACACCGGGGACGGCCCGGCGGTCAACAGCGCCGCGCCCGAGCGCGGCCTGGACCTGAACGGCCTGGGGGTGACCGAGGCGAAGGCCCGGATCATCGAGTGGCTGGAGGCCAACGGCCACGGCACGGGCGCGGTGACCTACCGGCTGCGCGACTGGCTGTTCTCCCGGCAGCGTTACTGGGGCGAGCCGTTCCCCATCGTGTACGACGAGACCGGCGCGGCCATCGCCCTGCCGGAGGAGATGCTGCCGGTCGAGCTGCCCGAGGTGGACGACTTCTCGCCGCGCACGTTCGACCCCGAGGACGCCGGCAGCAACCCGGAGACCCCGCTGTCGCGCCGGCGCGACTGGGTCGAGGTGGAGCTGGACCTGGGCGACGGCCCGAAGCGCTACACCCGCGAGACCAACGTGATGCCGCAGTGGGCCGGCTCGTGCTGGTACGAGCTGCGCTACCTGGACCCGACGAACTCCGAGCGCTTCGTCGACGCGGAGAACGAGGCGTACTGGATGGGGCCGCGCGGCGAGGGCGACTGCGGTGGCACCGACCTGTACGTCGGCGGCGCCGAGCACGCCGTGCTGCACCTGCTGTACGCGCGGTTCTGGCACAAGGTGCTGTACGACCTGGGGCACGTCTCGTCGTTCGAGCCGTTCCGCAAGCTGTTCAACCAGGGCTACATCCAGGCGTACGCCTACACCGACGCCCGGGGCGCCTACGTGCCGGCCGAGGAGGTCACCGAGCGCGAGGGCGGCTTCTACCTGGGCGACACCCAGGTCAACCGCGAGTACGGCAAGATGGGCAAGTCCCTGAGGAACGTGGTCACGCCGGACGAGATGTGTGCCGCGTACGGGGCGGACACGTTCCGCGTCTACGAGATGTCGATGGGCCCGCTGGAGGTTTCCCGTCCGTGGGAGACCCGGGCGGTCGTCGGGTCGTACCGGTTCCTGCAGCGGGTCTGGCGGGCGGTCGTCGACGAGCAGACCGGCGCGCTGCGGGTCACCGACGCGCCCGCCGACGAGGCGACCCGGCGGCTGCTGCACAAGGTGGTCGACGGGGTCCGCGGCGACATGGAGGCGATCCGGTTCAACACGGCGATCGCCAAGCTGATCGAGCTGACCAACGGGCTGACCCGGCTGGCGGAGACCCCGCGCGAGGTGGCCGAGCCGCTGGTGCTGATGCTGGCACCGTTCGCCCCGCACGTCGCCGAGGAGCTGTGGCGCCGGCTGGGGCACGACACCTCCCTGACGTACGCGGACTTCCCGACCGCCGACCCCGCGCTGCTGGTGGCCGAGACGGTGACCTACCCGGTGCAGATCAACGGCAAGGTGCGGGGCCGCGTCGAGGTCCCCGCCGACGCGTCCGAGGAGACCGTCCGCGCGGCGGCCCTGGAGGCGGTCGCGTCCTCGCTGGCCGGCAAGGAACCCCGCAAGGTCATCGTCATCAAGGGCCGCATGGTCTCCGTGGTGGCCTGA
- a CDS encoding AAA family ATPase, whose translation MTQQTRDEVGGVLPHDEFRAASEAIVSNIEQVIEGKTATVRLALAVLLAEGHLLIEDVPGVGKTKLAKAMARSIDCSVRRIQFTPDLLPSDVTGVSVYNQETHDFEFRPGAVFANLVVGDEINRASPKTQSALLECMEERQVTVDGVTYHLQTPFMVVATQNPIEMEGTYPLPEAQRDRFTARIAMGYPDPSAELAMLDGHGATDPLDELRPVADANTVRQLIGHVRQVHVADAVKQYAIDLVTATREAADLRLGASPRATLQLLRTARAVAALEGRDYVLPDDLQVLAVPVLAHRIIPTADAQLARRTTDAIVSELVHRLPLPHDRGRSPYDTRPTGEGNGRATYEPRRR comes from the coding sequence GTGACACAACAGACCAGGGACGAGGTGGGCGGCGTGTTGCCGCACGACGAGTTCCGTGCCGCCAGCGAAGCCATCGTGTCGAACATCGAGCAGGTCATCGAGGGCAAGACCGCCACCGTGCGGCTCGCCCTGGCCGTCCTGCTCGCCGAGGGCCACCTGCTCATCGAGGACGTGCCCGGGGTCGGCAAGACCAAGCTCGCCAAGGCCATGGCCCGGTCGATCGACTGCTCCGTGCGCCGCATCCAGTTCACCCCCGACCTGCTGCCCAGCGACGTCACGGGGGTCAGCGTCTACAACCAGGAGACGCACGACTTCGAGTTCCGCCCCGGTGCGGTCTTCGCCAACCTGGTCGTCGGCGACGAGATCAACCGCGCCTCGCCGAAGACGCAGTCGGCGCTGCTGGAGTGCATGGAGGAGCGCCAGGTCACCGTCGACGGCGTCACCTACCACCTCCAGACGCCGTTCATGGTCGTCGCGACCCAGAACCCGATCGAGATGGAGGGCACCTATCCCCTCCCCGAGGCACAGCGCGACCGGTTCACCGCCCGCATCGCGATGGGCTACCCGGACCCGAGCGCCGAGCTGGCGATGCTCGACGGGCACGGCGCGACGGACCCGCTGGACGAGCTGCGTCCGGTCGCCGACGCCAACACCGTGCGGCAGCTGATCGGCCACGTCCGGCAGGTGCACGTCGCCGACGCCGTCAAGCAGTACGCGATCGACCTGGTCACCGCCACCCGCGAGGCCGCCGACCTGCGGCTGGGCGCCTCCCCGCGGGCGACCCTCCAGCTCCTGCGCACCGCCCGCGCGGTGGCCGCCCTGGAGGGGCGCGACTACGTCCTGCCCGACGACCTCCAGGTGCTGGCCGTGCCGGTGCTCGCGCACCGAATCATCCCCACCGCCGACGCCCAGCTCGCCCGGCGTACGACCGACGCGATCGTCTCCGAGCTGGTGCACCGGCTGCCGCTGCCGCACGACCGCGGGCGCTCCCCGTACGACACCCGCCCCACGGGCGAGGGCAACGGCCGAGCCACGTACGAGCCGCGGAGGCGGTGA
- a CDS encoding DUF58 domain-containing protein, giving the protein MRDGLRGLTTRGRSFLAAAVAAAVSAGILGEKDLLRVAVLLAILPLLAAAYVGRSRYKLACNRSLDPHRVPVGASSRVVLRLQNMSRLPTGTLLLEDRLPYALGSRPRVVLERLGAHQASSVAYTVRADVRGRYEVGPLVVRMTDPFGLCELSRAFPSTDHLTVIPQVTPLPSVRLPGEYAGSGDSRARSVAVHGEDDAATREYRMGDDLRRVHWKSTARTGELMVRREEQPWESRATVVLDTRAYGHRGDGPTASFEWAVSAAASIAVHLRQAGYKLRLVTGSGADVDASEAAGDGVLLDHLAEVRLDKNGELTTLVQRVRQRADGGLIIGLFGSVSTAEAELLAGLRGNGATCVGFLLDSSTWLNLPAKARAEADHAHGAAALAMLQSGWRVIGVDHGTQLPALWPQAARGSQGFALRAAMAETVAGGMR; this is encoded by the coding sequence GTGCGCGACGGGCTGCGCGGGCTGACCACCCGCGGCCGTTCGTTCCTGGCGGCCGCGGTCGCGGCGGCGGTCTCGGCCGGCATCCTCGGCGAGAAGGACCTGCTCCGGGTGGCCGTGCTGCTGGCCATCCTGCCGCTGCTCGCCGCGGCCTACGTCGGGCGCAGCCGCTACAAGCTGGCCTGCAACCGGTCGCTGGACCCGCACCGGGTGCCCGTCGGGGCCAGCTCCCGGGTGGTGCTGCGGTTGCAGAACATGTCCCGCCTGCCCACCGGCACCCTGCTGCTGGAGGACCGGCTGCCGTACGCGCTGGGCAGCCGGCCCCGGGTGGTGCTGGAGCGGCTCGGCGCCCACCAGGCCAGCTCGGTGGCCTACACGGTGCGCGCCGACGTGCGTGGCCGCTACGAGGTGGGCCCGCTGGTGGTCCGGATGACCGACCCGTTCGGGTTGTGCGAGCTGAGCCGCGCCTTCCCGAGCACCGATCATCTGACCGTCATTCCACAGGTCACGCCGCTGCCCTCGGTGCGCCTGCCCGGCGAGTACGCCGGCAGCGGCGACAGCCGGGCCCGCTCGGTGGCGGTGCACGGCGAGGACGACGCCGCCACCCGGGAGTACCGGATGGGCGACGACCTGCGCCGGGTGCACTGGAAGTCCACCGCCCGCACCGGCGAGCTGATGGTGCGCCGGGAGGAGCAACCCTGGGAGAGCCGGGCCACCGTCGTGCTGGACACCCGCGCGTACGGCCACCGCGGCGACGGGCCGACGGCCTCCTTCGAGTGGGCGGTCTCCGCCGCGGCCAGCATCGCGGTGCACCTGCGGCAGGCCGGCTACAAGCTGCGTCTGGTCACGGGTTCCGGCGCGGACGTGGACGCGTCCGAGGCGGCCGGCGACGGGGTGCTCCTCGACCACCTCGCCGAGGTCCGGCTCGACAAGAACGGTGAGCTCACCACCCTGGTGCAGCGGGTCCGGCAACGGGCGGACGGCGGCCTGATCATCGGCCTCTTCGGCTCGGTGAGCACGGCCGAGGCCGAGCTGCTGGCCGGGCTGCGGGGCAACGGCGCGACCTGCGTCGGTTTCCTGCTCGACAGCTCCACCTGGCTGAACCTGCCCGCCAAGGCGCGGGCCGAGGCCGACCACGCCCACGGCGCCGCCGCGCTGGCCATGTTGCAGAGCGGCTGGCGGGTCATCGGCGTCGACCACGGCACGCAGTTGCCCGCGCTGTGGCCGCAGGCGGCCCGCGGCTCGCAGGGCTTCGCGCTGCGGGCGGCCATGGCCGAGACGGTGGCCGGCGGCATGCGATGA
- a CDS encoding transglutaminase TgpA family protein, with protein sequence MIAHRNLGFVAAAATLLAAAPLSAIFERWTWLIQATIAVAVVAAVAALARLARVPLWGQALGMLAGLTLALTWLFPGGTELLGIVPTPSTFTHFGELLDGSLEDMRSYGVKVPDTDPLLFVTVLGIGGVAVVVDVLTVGLRRPALAGLPMLAIYSVPVAVYVDSVPAVPFVVGAAGFLWLLVTDNVDRVRRFGRRFTGDGRDVDVWEASPLAAAGRRLAAVGVALAVVLPLAVPGMTGGLLDTLGGSGNGNGNGRSGQGGTGRIDLFAALSGQLNQSEVADLVKVTTNEPRPFYLRFGVADKLTPSGFREGTPTGRPVDDLPAPSARGAEQRTYQATVEVTKTLNMPLLPVYTEPVRSEGLNGNWAYDPSLQVVFSHRDNSRDKRYSFEYVRSTYTPAALRRSSPLPADHAVRRLHPAPPPVPEVEELVSTLVRGKDTEYDKVRAIYDHFSADNGFTYSLSTKGGTSGREIVDFLDNKVGFCQQYAAAMTWLVRAAGVPARVAFGFANGSNSGDGTYTLTNRNLHAWTEVYFNEIGWVPFDPTPAYGVQGSTRSAWAPDIDAPEAETPTAGPTSAPGDVDPSAGPAGPEGPEEDIDSGLALDGTAPTDQAPVWPWYAAAAVLALLALLALPALRRTALRRKRSGPAKPAAAAVRPGATDDAPVDGRRMVVVADAERARADAHAAWDELLDTLVDYRVRVDRTETPRATADRLSREALTADAGATTAVRLLGRAEERARYARDPLTGEQLLPALRTVRAALAAQTDRRTRLVAAVLPPSVLLRWRTGTAEASSRLVAAGGRARHRLLRWNPRRLVAGRMAR encoded by the coding sequence ATGATCGCCCACCGGAACCTGGGCTTCGTGGCCGCCGCGGCGACGCTGCTCGCCGCCGCGCCGCTGTCGGCCATCTTCGAACGCTGGACGTGGCTGATCCAGGCGACGATCGCGGTGGCCGTGGTCGCCGCCGTGGCCGCGCTCGCCCGGCTGGCGCGGGTTCCGCTCTGGGGCCAGGCGCTGGGCATGCTGGCCGGCCTGACGCTCGCCCTGACCTGGCTCTTCCCCGGCGGCACCGAACTGCTGGGCATCGTGCCCACCCCGTCGACCTTCACGCACTTCGGCGAGCTGCTCGACGGCTCGCTGGAGGACATGCGCTCGTACGGCGTCAAGGTCCCCGACACCGACCCGCTGCTGTTCGTCACGGTGCTCGGGATCGGCGGGGTGGCCGTGGTGGTCGACGTGCTCACCGTCGGGCTGCGCCGGCCGGCGCTGGCCGGCCTGCCGATGCTGGCGATCTACTCGGTGCCCGTCGCGGTCTACGTGGACAGCGTCCCGGCGGTGCCGTTCGTCGTCGGCGCCGCCGGGTTCCTCTGGCTGCTGGTGACCGACAACGTCGACCGGGTCCGCCGGTTCGGCCGGCGGTTCACCGGCGACGGGCGGGACGTCGACGTCTGGGAGGCCTCGCCGCTGGCCGCCGCCGGCCGGCGGCTGGCGGCGGTGGGTGTGGCCCTGGCCGTGGTGCTGCCGCTGGCCGTGCCGGGGATGACGGGCGGGCTGCTGGACACGCTGGGCGGTTCGGGCAACGGCAACGGCAACGGGCGCTCCGGGCAGGGCGGCACCGGCCGGATCGACCTGTTCGCGGCGTTGAGCGGGCAGCTCAACCAGTCCGAGGTCGCCGATCTGGTCAAGGTCACCACGAACGAGCCCCGCCCCTTCTACCTGCGCTTCGGCGTGGCCGACAAGCTCACGCCGAGCGGCTTCCGTGAGGGCACCCCCACGGGCCGGCCCGTCGACGACCTGCCGGCGCCGTCCGCGCGGGGCGCCGAGCAGCGGACGTACCAGGCCACGGTCGAGGTGACGAAGACCCTCAACATGCCGCTGCTGCCGGTCTACACCGAACCGGTGCGCTCCGAGGGCCTCAACGGCAACTGGGCGTACGACCCCAGCCTCCAGGTGGTCTTCTCCCACCGGGACAACTCTCGCGACAAGCGCTACTCGTTCGAGTACGTGCGCTCGACCTACACGCCGGCGGCCCTGCGCCGGTCGTCGCCGTTGCCGGCCGACCACGCCGTGCGGCGCCTGCATCCCGCGCCGCCGCCGGTGCCCGAGGTCGAGGAGCTGGTCTCCACCCTGGTACGGGGCAAGGACACCGAGTACGACAAGGTCCGTGCGATCTACGACCACTTCTCCGCGGACAACGGCTTCACCTACTCGCTCAGCACCAAGGGCGGCACCAGCGGGCGGGAGATCGTCGACTTCCTCGACAACAAGGTCGGCTTCTGCCAGCAGTACGCCGCCGCGATGACGTGGCTGGTCCGGGCTGCCGGCGTCCCGGCGCGGGTGGCGTTCGGCTTCGCCAACGGCAGCAACTCCGGCGACGGCACGTACACGTTGACCAACCGGAACCTGCACGCCTGGACGGAGGTCTACTTCAACGAGATCGGTTGGGTGCCCTTCGACCCGACCCCGGCGTACGGCGTGCAGGGCTCGACCCGGTCGGCCTGGGCGCCGGACATCGACGCCCCGGAGGCGGAGACGCCGACCGCAGGCCCGACGAGTGCCCCCGGCGACGTCGACCCGTCGGCCGGCCCGGCGGGGCCGGAGGGCCCCGAGGAGGACATCGACTCCGGCCTGGCCCTCGACGGCACGGCCCCGACCGACCAGGCTCCGGTCTGGCCCTGGTACGCCGCCGCGGCGGTGCTGGCCCTGCTCGCTCTGCTCGCCCTGCCGGCGCTGCGCCGCACGGCACTGCGCCGCAAGCGCAGCGGCCCGGCGAAACCCGCCGCGGCGGCGGTGCGCCCCGGGGCCACCGACGACGCGCCCGTCGACGGGCGACGCATGGTGGTGGTGGCGGACGCGGAGCGGGCGCGGGCGGACGCGCACGCCGCCTGGGACGAACTGCTGGACACGCTTGTGGACTACCGGGTCCGGGTGGACCGGACGGAGACCCCCCGGGCGACCGCCGACCGGCTGTCCCGGGAGGCGCTCACGGCCGACGCGGGGGCGACCACGGCGGTACGCCTGCTCGGCCGCGCCGAGGAACGCGCCCGCTACGCCCGCGATCCGCTGACCGGCGAGCAGCTCCTGCCGGCCCTGCGCACCGTACGCGCCGCGCTGGCCGCACAGACCGACCGGCGTACCCGCCTGGTGGCGGCGGTGCTGCCGCCGTCGGTGCTGCTGCGCTGGCGCACCGGCACGGCCGAGGCGTCGTCCCGGCTGGTGGCGGCGGGCGGTCGGGCCCGGCACCGGTTGCTGCGCTGGAACCCGCGTCGCCTGGTGGCCGGCCGCATGGCCCGCTGA
- a CDS encoding DUF3040 domain-containing protein yields MPLSEHEQRLFEQIERSLAEDPKFASAVRASDPRFHARRRLLVAAGVIIAGLALLVYGAVIKLPPLAVAGFVVMLASAAFAVQSHRRGQSPDLHVVGGTTSRRRPRGRSGRRPSILDRMEDRWRQRPEGHR; encoded by the coding sequence GTGCCGCTCTCGGAGCACGAGCAGCGGCTGTTCGAGCAGATCGAGCGGTCGCTTGCCGAGGACCCCAAATTCGCCTCGGCCGTGCGCGCCAGCGATCCGCGCTTCCACGCGCGGCGTCGCCTGCTCGTCGCTGCCGGCGTGATCATCGCTGGGCTGGCCCTGTTGGTCTATGGCGCGGTGATCAAGCTTCCGCCGCTGGCAGTGGCGGGTTTCGTCGTCATGCTGGCCTCGGCCGCGTTCGCGGTGCAGTCGCACCGTCGGGGGCAGTCACCGGACCTGCACGTCGTGGGCGGGACGACGAGTCGTCGTCGCCCCCGCGGCCGGTCGGGTCGTCGGCCCTCGATCCTGGACCGGATGGAGGACCGGTGGCGGCAGCGCCCGGAGGGGCACCGCTGA